A portion of the Coturnix japonica isolate 7356 chromosome 4, Coturnix japonica 2.1, whole genome shotgun sequence genome contains these proteins:
- the SMARCA5 gene encoding SWI/SNF-related matrix-associated actin-dependent regulator of chromatin subfamily A member 5 isoform X1, translating into MSAGQQGTPPPDEPPAPPGAGGGEASGTAAAGTAGADAAMEESFNDASPGKPKEISEADPTYEEKMQTDRANRFEYLLKQTELFAHFIQPAAQKTPTSPLKMKPGRPRIKKDEKQNLLSVGDYRHRRTEQEEDEELLTESSKTTNVCTRFEESPSYVKWGKLRDYQVRGLNWLISLYENGINGILADEMGLGKTLQTISLLGYMKHYRNIPGPHMVLVPKSTLHNWMNEFKRWVPTLRAVCLIGDKDQRAAFVRDVLMPGEWDVCVTSYEMLIKEKSVFKKFNWRYLVIDEAHRIKNEKSKLSEIVREFKTTNRLLLTGTPLQNNLHELWALLNFLLPDVFNSSEDFDSWFDTNNCLGDQKLVERLHMVLRPFLLRRIKADVEKSLPPKKEVKIYVGLSKMQREWYTRILMKDIDILNSAGKLDKMRLLNILMQLRKCCNHPYLFDGAEPGPPYTTDMHLVTNSGKMVVLDKLLPKLKEQGSRVLIFSQMTRVLDILEDYCMWRNYEYCRLDGQTPHDERQASINAYNEPGSSKFVFMLSTRAGGLGINLATADVVILYDSDWNPQVDLQAMDRAHRIGQTKTVRVFRFITDNTVEERIVERAEMKLRLDSIVIQQGRLVDQNLNKLGKDEMLQMIRHGATHVFASKESEITDEDIDHILERGAKKTAEMNEKLSKMGESSLRNFTMDTESSVYNFEGEDYREKQKMAFTEWIEPPKRERKANYAVDAYFREALRVSEPKAPKAPRPPKQPNVQDFQFFPPRLFELLEKEILYYRKTIGYKVPRNPDLPNAAQAQKEEQLKIDEAEPLNDEELEEKEKLLTQGFTNWNKRDFNQFIKANEKWGRDDIENIAREVEGKTPEEVIEYSAVFWERCNELQDIEKIMAQIERGEARIQRRISIKKALDTKIGRYKAPFHQLRISYGTNKGKNYTEEEDRFLICMLHKLGFDKENVYDELRQCIRNSPQFRFDWFLKSRTAMELQRRCNTLITLIERENMELEEKEKAEKKKRGPKPSSAQKRKMDGTPDGRGRKKKLKL; encoded by the exons ATGTCCGCCGGGCAGCAGGGAACGCCGCCGCCGGACGAGCCGCCCGCGCCGCCGGGGGCCGGAGGCGGAGAGGCCTCGGGAACGGCTGCCGCCGGCACTGCCGGAGCCGACGCCGCGATGGAG GAATCTTTTAATGATGCATCACCaggaaaaccaaaagaaatCTCTGAAGCAGATCCTAcatatgaagagaaaatg CAAACAGACAGAGCAAACAGATTTGAGTATCTGTTGAAGCAGACTGAGCTGTTTGCTCACTTCATTCAGCCTGCTGCTCAGAAAACTCCTACTTCACCTTTGAAAATGAAACCAGGACGTCCGCGAATAAAGaaggatgaaaagcagaacttgcTGTCAGTTGGCGA CTATCGCCATCGTagaacagaacaggaagaagatgaagagcTGTTAACAGAAAGCTCCAAGACAACGAATGTCTGCACTCGGTTTGAAGAATCTCCATCAT ATGTTAAATGGGGAAAGCTGCGTGATTATCAGGTCCGAGGATTGAACTGGCTCATTTCTTTATATGAAAATGGCATCAATGGTATCCTAGCAGATGAAATG GGTCTTGGGAAGACACTGCAGACAATCTCTCTGCTTGGATATATGAAACACTACAGAAATATTCCTGGTCCTCACATGGTGTTAGTTCCCAAGTCCACCCTACATAACTGGATGAATGAGTTCAAGAGATGGGTACCTACGCTTCGAGCAGTGTGTTTGATAGGTGACAAAGACCAGCGA GCTGCCTTTGTCAGAGATGTGCTGATGCCTGGTGAATGGGATGTTTGTGTAACATCGTATGAAATGcttatcaaagaaaaatcagtattcAAGAAGTTTAACTGGAGATATCTAGTCATAGACGAAGCCCACAGAATTAAAAACGAAAAATCAAAG TTATCAGAAATTGTGAGAGAATTCAAGACTACAAATCGGCTGCTCCTAACTGGAACTCCACTTCAGAACAACTTGCATGAACTCTGGGCACTTCTTAACTTCCTTTTGCCAGATGTCTTTAATTCATCTGAG GACTTTGACTCATGGTTTGATACGAACAACTGTCTAGGGGATCAAAAGTTGGTGGAACGTCTCCATATG gttttaCGACCATTCCTTTTACGTCGCATTAAAGCTGATGTAGAGAAAAGTTTACCTCCAAAGAAGGAAGTTAAAATTTACGTGGGTCTCAGCAAAATGCAACGAGAATG GTATACAAGAATCTTAATGAAGGATATAGATATTTTGAATTCTGCTGGAAAGCTGGACAAAATGAGACTGCTGAATATCCTGATGCAACTGCGAAAATGTTGCAACCATCCCTATCTCTTTGATGGAGCAGAACCTGGTCCACCTTACACAACAGATATGCATTTAGTCACCAACAGTGGCAAGATGGTAGTACTGGACAAATTACTACCAAAGCTGAAAGAGCAAG GTTCACGAGTCTTAATCTTCAGCCAGATGACCAGAGTTCTGGATATCTTGGAAGATTATTGCATGTGGCGAAATTATGAATACTGTAGACTGGACGGACAAACGCCTCACGACGAAAGACAG GCTTCTATTAATGCGTATAATGAACCTGGTAGCTCAAAATTTGTCTTCATGTTGAGTACACGGGCAGGAGGTCTTGGAATCAATTTGGCTACTGCTGATGTTGTAATTCTGTATGATTCAGACTGGAATCCACAAGTAGATCTTCAGGCTATG GATCGAGCTCACAGAATTGGTCAAACAAAGACCGTAAGAGTGTTCAGATTTATCACAGACAATACAGTGGAAGAAAGGATAGTGGAGCGTGCAGAGATGAAGCTCCGCCTTGATTCCATAGTCATTCAGCAAG GAAGACTGGTGGATCAAAATTTGAATAAACTTGGGAAGGATGAAATGCTGCAGATGATCAGACATGGAGCGACACACGTGTTTGCCTCCAAGGAGAGTGAGATTACAGATGAAGATATAGATCACATTTTGGAAAGAGGTGCAAAAAAG actgcagaaatgaatgaaaaactCTCTAAGATGGGTGAAAGTTCACTCAGGAATTTCACAATGGATACAGAATCCAGCGTATATAATTTTGAAGGGGAGgactacagagaaaaacagaag atGGCATTTACAGAGTGGATTGAGCCCCCTAAACGAGAAAGGAAAGCCAATTATGCTGTGGACGCTTACTTTAGAGAGGCTCTGCGAGTCAGTGAGCCAAAAGCTCCCAAG gCACCACGGCCTCCAAAACAGCCAAATGTACAGGactttcagttctttcctcCACGGCTCTTTGAACTACTGGAAAAAGAGATTCTCTACTACAGGAAAACAATTGGATACAAG GTACCTCGTAATCCTGATCTTCCAAATGCAGCCCAAGCGCAAAAGGAAGAGCAGCTTAAGATTGATGAGGCTGAACCTCTTAATGACGAAGaactagaagaaaaagagaagcttCTAACCCAG GGATTTACCAACTGGAATAAGAGGGATTTTAACCAGTTCATCAAAGCTAATGAGAAGTGGGGCCGTGATGATATTGAAAATATAGCACGAGAAGTAGAAGGAAAAACCCCAGAGGAAGTAATTGAGTATTCAG cTGTGTTCTGGGAAAGGTGCAACGAACTCCAAGACATAGAGAAGATCATGGCTCAGATAGAAAGAGGAGAAGCCAGAATTCAGAGACGAATCAGCATAAAAAAAGCACTTGACACAAAG ATTGGCAGATACAAAGCCCCTTTCCACCAGCTGAGAATATCGTATGGTACTAACAAAGGGAAGAATTACACTGAAGAGGAAGATCGCTTTTTAATCTGTATGCTTCACAAGCTTGGATTTGATAAAGAAAACGTCTATGATGAGTTAAGACAGTGTATCCGAAACTCCCCCCAGTTCAGATTTGACTGGTTTCTCAAGTCTAGAACTGCAATG GAGCTACAAAGGAGATGCAATACTTTAATCACCCTGATTGAAAGAGAGAACatggaactggaagaaaaggaaaaggcagaaaagaagaaacgtGGACCAAAACCATCTTCG GCACAGAAGCGCAAAATGGACGGCACTCCTGATGGTcgtggaagaaaaaagaagctaaAGCTGTGA
- the SMARCA5 gene encoding SWI/SNF-related matrix-associated actin-dependent regulator of chromatin subfamily A member 5 isoform X2 yields MESFNDASPGKPKEISEADPTYEEKMQTDRANRFEYLLKQTELFAHFIQPAAQKTPTSPLKMKPGRPRIKKDEKQNLLSVGDYRHRRTEQEEDEELLTESSKTTNVCTRFEESPSYVKWGKLRDYQVRGLNWLISLYENGINGILADEMGLGKTLQTISLLGYMKHYRNIPGPHMVLVPKSTLHNWMNEFKRWVPTLRAVCLIGDKDQRAAFVRDVLMPGEWDVCVTSYEMLIKEKSVFKKFNWRYLVIDEAHRIKNEKSKLSEIVREFKTTNRLLLTGTPLQNNLHELWALLNFLLPDVFNSSEDFDSWFDTNNCLGDQKLVERLHMVLRPFLLRRIKADVEKSLPPKKEVKIYVGLSKMQREWYTRILMKDIDILNSAGKLDKMRLLNILMQLRKCCNHPYLFDGAEPGPPYTTDMHLVTNSGKMVVLDKLLPKLKEQGSRVLIFSQMTRVLDILEDYCMWRNYEYCRLDGQTPHDERQASINAYNEPGSSKFVFMLSTRAGGLGINLATADVVILYDSDWNPQVDLQAMDRAHRIGQTKTVRVFRFITDNTVEERIVERAEMKLRLDSIVIQQGRLVDQNLNKLGKDEMLQMIRHGATHVFASKESEITDEDIDHILERGAKKTAEMNEKLSKMGESSLRNFTMDTESSVYNFEGEDYREKQKMAFTEWIEPPKRERKANYAVDAYFREALRVSEPKAPKAPRPPKQPNVQDFQFFPPRLFELLEKEILYYRKTIGYKVPRNPDLPNAAQAQKEEQLKIDEAEPLNDEELEEKEKLLTQGFTNWNKRDFNQFIKANEKWGRDDIENIAREVEGKTPEEVIEYSAVFWERCNELQDIEKIMAQIERGEARIQRRISIKKALDTKIGRYKAPFHQLRISYGTNKGKNYTEEEDRFLICMLHKLGFDKENVYDELRQCIRNSPQFRFDWFLKSRTAMELQRRCNTLITLIERENMELEEKEKAEKKKRGPKPSSAQKRKMDGTPDGRGRKKKLKL; encoded by the exons ATG GAATCTTTTAATGATGCATCACCaggaaaaccaaaagaaatCTCTGAAGCAGATCCTAcatatgaagagaaaatg CAAACAGACAGAGCAAACAGATTTGAGTATCTGTTGAAGCAGACTGAGCTGTTTGCTCACTTCATTCAGCCTGCTGCTCAGAAAACTCCTACTTCACCTTTGAAAATGAAACCAGGACGTCCGCGAATAAAGaaggatgaaaagcagaacttgcTGTCAGTTGGCGA CTATCGCCATCGTagaacagaacaggaagaagatgaagagcTGTTAACAGAAAGCTCCAAGACAACGAATGTCTGCACTCGGTTTGAAGAATCTCCATCAT ATGTTAAATGGGGAAAGCTGCGTGATTATCAGGTCCGAGGATTGAACTGGCTCATTTCTTTATATGAAAATGGCATCAATGGTATCCTAGCAGATGAAATG GGTCTTGGGAAGACACTGCAGACAATCTCTCTGCTTGGATATATGAAACACTACAGAAATATTCCTGGTCCTCACATGGTGTTAGTTCCCAAGTCCACCCTACATAACTGGATGAATGAGTTCAAGAGATGGGTACCTACGCTTCGAGCAGTGTGTTTGATAGGTGACAAAGACCAGCGA GCTGCCTTTGTCAGAGATGTGCTGATGCCTGGTGAATGGGATGTTTGTGTAACATCGTATGAAATGcttatcaaagaaaaatcagtattcAAGAAGTTTAACTGGAGATATCTAGTCATAGACGAAGCCCACAGAATTAAAAACGAAAAATCAAAG TTATCAGAAATTGTGAGAGAATTCAAGACTACAAATCGGCTGCTCCTAACTGGAACTCCACTTCAGAACAACTTGCATGAACTCTGGGCACTTCTTAACTTCCTTTTGCCAGATGTCTTTAATTCATCTGAG GACTTTGACTCATGGTTTGATACGAACAACTGTCTAGGGGATCAAAAGTTGGTGGAACGTCTCCATATG gttttaCGACCATTCCTTTTACGTCGCATTAAAGCTGATGTAGAGAAAAGTTTACCTCCAAAGAAGGAAGTTAAAATTTACGTGGGTCTCAGCAAAATGCAACGAGAATG GTATACAAGAATCTTAATGAAGGATATAGATATTTTGAATTCTGCTGGAAAGCTGGACAAAATGAGACTGCTGAATATCCTGATGCAACTGCGAAAATGTTGCAACCATCCCTATCTCTTTGATGGAGCAGAACCTGGTCCACCTTACACAACAGATATGCATTTAGTCACCAACAGTGGCAAGATGGTAGTACTGGACAAATTACTACCAAAGCTGAAAGAGCAAG GTTCACGAGTCTTAATCTTCAGCCAGATGACCAGAGTTCTGGATATCTTGGAAGATTATTGCATGTGGCGAAATTATGAATACTGTAGACTGGACGGACAAACGCCTCACGACGAAAGACAG GCTTCTATTAATGCGTATAATGAACCTGGTAGCTCAAAATTTGTCTTCATGTTGAGTACACGGGCAGGAGGTCTTGGAATCAATTTGGCTACTGCTGATGTTGTAATTCTGTATGATTCAGACTGGAATCCACAAGTAGATCTTCAGGCTATG GATCGAGCTCACAGAATTGGTCAAACAAAGACCGTAAGAGTGTTCAGATTTATCACAGACAATACAGTGGAAGAAAGGATAGTGGAGCGTGCAGAGATGAAGCTCCGCCTTGATTCCATAGTCATTCAGCAAG GAAGACTGGTGGATCAAAATTTGAATAAACTTGGGAAGGATGAAATGCTGCAGATGATCAGACATGGAGCGACACACGTGTTTGCCTCCAAGGAGAGTGAGATTACAGATGAAGATATAGATCACATTTTGGAAAGAGGTGCAAAAAAG actgcagaaatgaatgaaaaactCTCTAAGATGGGTGAAAGTTCACTCAGGAATTTCACAATGGATACAGAATCCAGCGTATATAATTTTGAAGGGGAGgactacagagaaaaacagaag atGGCATTTACAGAGTGGATTGAGCCCCCTAAACGAGAAAGGAAAGCCAATTATGCTGTGGACGCTTACTTTAGAGAGGCTCTGCGAGTCAGTGAGCCAAAAGCTCCCAAG gCACCACGGCCTCCAAAACAGCCAAATGTACAGGactttcagttctttcctcCACGGCTCTTTGAACTACTGGAAAAAGAGATTCTCTACTACAGGAAAACAATTGGATACAAG GTACCTCGTAATCCTGATCTTCCAAATGCAGCCCAAGCGCAAAAGGAAGAGCAGCTTAAGATTGATGAGGCTGAACCTCTTAATGACGAAGaactagaagaaaaagagaagcttCTAACCCAG GGATTTACCAACTGGAATAAGAGGGATTTTAACCAGTTCATCAAAGCTAATGAGAAGTGGGGCCGTGATGATATTGAAAATATAGCACGAGAAGTAGAAGGAAAAACCCCAGAGGAAGTAATTGAGTATTCAG cTGTGTTCTGGGAAAGGTGCAACGAACTCCAAGACATAGAGAAGATCATGGCTCAGATAGAAAGAGGAGAAGCCAGAATTCAGAGACGAATCAGCATAAAAAAAGCACTTGACACAAAG ATTGGCAGATACAAAGCCCCTTTCCACCAGCTGAGAATATCGTATGGTACTAACAAAGGGAAGAATTACACTGAAGAGGAAGATCGCTTTTTAATCTGTATGCTTCACAAGCTTGGATTTGATAAAGAAAACGTCTATGATGAGTTAAGACAGTGTATCCGAAACTCCCCCCAGTTCAGATTTGACTGGTTTCTCAAGTCTAGAACTGCAATG GAGCTACAAAGGAGATGCAATACTTTAATCACCCTGATTGAAAGAGAGAACatggaactggaagaaaaggaaaaggcagaaaagaagaaacgtGGACCAAAACCATCTTCG GCACAGAAGCGCAAAATGGACGGCACTCCTGATGGTcgtggaagaaaaaagaagctaaAGCTGTGA